The Parambassis ranga chromosome 14, fParRan2.1, whole genome shotgun sequence genome includes a window with the following:
- the sptbn4a gene encoding spectrin beta chain, non-erythrocytic 4, producing the protein MLMARDTARDEAQKLHRKWLKHQAFMAELARNKEWLAKIEQEGQELIHEKPELRSVVQQKLEEIRECWSDLETTTKAKARQLFENNKPEPAVKSYSDLDNQLSHLEQQPPQLEQAHHLPTFNEQLQKFQAMESQIGEFYKDMGDLGSLQGFCLPQRGPMAGDREGGEQSGGVETRIVRLIEPLKERRRILLASKEMHQVAQDLEDEILWIQERLPVATCKDYGNNLQSAQQHVKKNQTLQRELTGRRARVEEVLDRAGIIASLRTPEVEFVREGAGHVRQLWEVLQLETERRAVMLDAALQSQQYYTEAAKVESWLSEQKLQLANEEKGTDEASTLQLLKAHLALEQTVETYAETVGMLSQQCQRLLEVGHPDSEHITKQQSHIDRLYVSLKDMVEHRKTKLEQQYWLYQLNKEVEELEKWITEREAVASSTELGQDFEHVTVLQERFTKFASETNSIGQQRMEQVNKMVNEMIDCGHSDAATIAEWKDGLNESWADLLELMETRRQMLAASHQLHKFFTDCKEVLAQIAGKMKQLPEVRACQANITNPATLQRLMHSFEHALQLLVAQVRQLQENAAQLRTIYAGEKAEAIMVKEQEVMDAWKELLSSCEASRIQVTSVTDKVQFFSVVRENLMWMEGIMGQIRWDEPRDLTALEVMMKQHQELKAKVDGRSKTIQQCADLGKILIAAGNPASEEIQEKLDSLLTKQKDLVEKWDKHQERLQHKLERFQFAQETVKAEAWLKAKEPLITSKQQEGGGAQARTDEVEQLILRHEAFRKAAVTWKERFSSLRQLSAAEKKKEEEKRTTPLSSRRMFPLSCLTPCVPSTSATSSFLRQTVQAHIEPKPLQTSLDLGVTAATQRLSSLASYNPVLNGSGYHGLEQKLVSPSYLGMNHQAVGGGSDSGFSAQTSHSGGADTSTYLGINHQTAGSAESSGYFGMTAGNMGGMQNHLSSGRLGSSGNLAQQPSSGGLGCPGYLPQQNLGSTGYLAQSQNMGSSGYLAHSQNMGSSGYLGQQPNLGSSGYLAQQPNMGSSGYLAQQPNMGSSGYLAQNYQSTGGLGSSGFLAQNNYSSGSLGSSGYLAQSGGIMDPKMAYAWQHLKADFMQPRINHIHKAINPLLEASRVQREQYGDIPMADMGPESGLELLHGRLQRDPRGSRSDPQMDHLRREREYKLGRQTSSEQEIQARLNELPLIVRQERYRRRLERQSSSEQEGSGKQRLQRQDSSDLEGSVKEGSDKRSGEKRSTMAEIVEQVQEREAAHARGEPYRPPSSLSAPVTRFDGRPRARDRPKPRRRPRPKEPEETRRSRSAPATGAPTTPQPPSHTAHNEGFLYRKKATSSDLEAQQRSPNSKSWVNVYCVLKEGQLMFYKDARNHTTTYNGEPPVDLTNCSFDPSMGYKKKKNVFILQVNDGNNFVFHAKDEEDLKAWTSNITTCITEHEAMVKWDKPGTSSMDGDRSERKEKSEGDADARSERSELAEGEERSEKERSEKGDGSEKLDTSEIADKLEGGAGGSSTSGKSK; encoded by the exons GAGGGTCAAGAACTGATCCACGAGAAGCCGGAGCTGCGTTCAGTCGTGCagcagaagctggaggagattCGGGAGTGCTGGTCTGACCTGGAGACCACCACCAAGGCCAAGGCCCGGCAGCTCTTTGAAAACAACAAGCCTGAACCGGCAGTGAAGAGCTACTCGGACCTTGACAACCAGCTCTCCCACCTAGAGCAGCAGCCCCCTCAGCTGGAGCAGGCGCACCATCTGCCTACGTTCAATGAGCAGCTCCAAAAATTCCAG GCCATGGAGTCTCAGATAGGGGAATTTTATAAGGATATGGGAGACCTGGGAAGCTTACAGGGGTTCTGCTTACCCCAGCGAGGGCCGATGGCAGGTGACAGGGAAGGTGGCGAGCAGTCAGGTGGGGTGGAAACCCGCATAGTTCGCCTCATTGAACCCCTGAAGGAGAGGCGCCGCATCCTGCTGGCTTCCAAAGAGATGCACCAAGTCGCCCAGGACCTGGAGGATGAGATA TTGTGGATTCAGGAGCGACTTCCTGTGGCCACCTGCAAGGATTATGGGAATAACCTCCAGAGTGCACAGCAGCATGTAAAAAAGAACCAG ACTCTCCAGAGGGAGCTGACAGGACGGCGGGCTCGCGTCGAGGAGGTTCTAGACCGGGCCGGAATCATCGCTTCACTGAGAACACCTGAGGTGGAGTTTGTACGTGAGGGGGCGGGGCACGTGCGtcagctgtgggaggttttgcagctggagacagagagaagagctgtgaTGCTGGATGCTGCGCTACAGTCTCAACAGTACTACACTGAGGCAGCTAAAGTGGAGTCCTGGCTGTCTGAACAGAAGCTTCAATTGGCCAATGAAGAAAAAGGCACG GATGAGGCAAGCACCTTGCAGTTGCTGAAGGCCCACCTGGCTCTGgagcaaacagtggaaacataTGCAGAGACAGTAGGCATGCTATCCCAGCAATGCCAGCGCTTACTGGAAGTGGGACACCCAGACAG tgagcaTATTACCAAGCAGCAGTCCCACATAGATCGGCTGTATGTGTCTCTGAAGGACATGGTGGAGCACAGAAAGACCAAGCTGGAGCAACAGTACTGGCTCTATCAGCTCAacaaggaggtggaggagttaGAGAAGTGGATCACTGAGCGAGAGGCAGTGGCAAGTTCCACCGAGCTGGGCCAGGATTTTGAACATGTCACG gtgCTTCAGGAGAGGTTCACCAAGTTTGCCTCAGAAACCAACAGCATTGGCCAGCAGCGCATGGAGCAGGTGAACAAAATGGTAAACGAGATGATCGACTGCGGTCACTCAGACGCAGCCACCATCGCAGAGTGGAAGGACGGACTAAACGAGTCGTGGGCCGACCTCCTGGAGCTTATGGAGACCCGCAGGCAGATGCTGGCAGCGTCACACCAACTGCACAAATTCTTCACTGACTGCAAAGAG GTCTTGGCTCAGATTGCAGGGAAGATGAAACAGTTGCCAGAGGTGAGGGCGTGCCAAGCCAACATCACCAATCCAGCCACCCTGCAGAGACTCATGCACTCCTTTGAACATGCCCTTCAGCTGCTAGTTGCACAG GTGAGGCAGCTGCAGGAAAATGCTGCCCAGCTGAGGACCATCTATGCCGGTGAGAAGGCTGAGGCCATCATGGTCaaagaacaggaagtgatggaTGCGTGGAAAGAGCTCCTGAGCTCGTGTGAGGCCAGTCGCATCCAGGTGACTTCAGTAACCGACAAGGTGCAGTTCTTCTCAGTGGTGCGTGAAAACCTAATGTGGATGGAAGGCATCATGGGCCAGATAAGATGGGACGAGCCAAG GGATTTGACAGCTCTGGAGGTTATGATGAAACAACACCAGGAGCTGAAAGCCAAAGTCGATGGCCGCAGCAAGACAATACAGCAGTGTGCAGATCTCGGCAAGATCCTGATTGCTGCTGGCAACCCTGCATCAGAGGAG ATTCAAGAGAAGTTGGACAGTCTTCTGACCAAGCAGAAGGACCTTGTTGAAAAATGGGACAAACACCAGGAAAGGTTACAGCACA AGCTAGAAAGGTTCCAGTTTGCCCAGGAGACTGTAAAGGCGGAAGCCTGGCTGAAGGCCAAGGAGCCTCTGATCACCTCCAAGCAGCAAGAGGGAGGAGGGGCCCAAGCCCGAACCGATGAGGTTGAACAGCTCATCCTTCGCCATGAGGCCTTTCGCAAGGCTGCTGTAACCTGGAAAGAGCGCTTCAGCTCCCTCCGCCAGCTTTCTGCT gctgagaagaaaaaagaggaggagaaaaggacaACCCCACTCTCCAGTCGAAGGATGTTCCCGTTATCTTGTCTGACTCCCTGTGTTCCCTCAACCAGTGCTACCTCTTCTTTCTTGAGGCAGACGGTGCAGGCGCACATAGAACCCAAACCCTTACAGACTAGTTTGGATCTGGGTGTCACTGCTGCAACACAAAGATTGTCTTCGCTAGCCAGCTATAACCCAGTTCTAAATGGATCGGGCTACCATGGACTGGAGCAAAAGTTGGTAAGCCCGTCATACCTTGGAATGAACCATCAGGCGGTCGGAGGTGGAAGTGACTCTGGTTTCTCAGCACAGACATCTCACAGTGGTGGAGCAGACACCTCAACTTACCTGGGGATAAACCATCAAACTGCAGGCAGTGCTGAGAGCTCTGGGTACTTCGGGATGACTGCCGGAAACATGGGTGGTATGCAAAATCATCTTAGCAGTGGCAGGTTAGGAAGTTCAGGTAACCTCGCTCAGCAGCCAAGCAGTGGAGGTTTGGGCTGCCCTGGCTATCTGCCGCAACAGAATTTGGGCAGTACTGGATATTTGGCGCAGTCACAAAATATGGGAAGTTCAGGATATTTGGCGCACTCACAAAATATGGGAAGTTCAGGATATTTGGGACAGCAGCCTAATTTAGGGAGTTCAGGCTATTTGGCACAACAGCCCAATATGGGCAGTTCTGGGTATTTGGCACAGCAACCTAATATGGGAAGTTCTGGATACCTGGCGCAGAATTATCAGAGCACTGGTGGATTGGGAAGCTCAGGCTTTCTGGCACAAAACAATTACAGCAGTGGAAGTCTGGGCAGTTCTGGCTACCTGGCACAGAGTGGTGGCATCATGGACCCTAAAATGGCATACGCATGGCAGCACCTGAAAGCTGACTTCATGCAGCCCAGGATCAACCACATCCACAAGGCTATAAATCCCCTTCTAGAAGCCAGCAGAGTGCAGCGGGAACAGTATGGAGACATACCAATGGCAGACATGGGGCCAGAGTCAGGGCTGGAGCTCCTCCATGGCCGACTCCAGAGGGATCCCCGCGGTAGCCGCtctgaccctcagatggatcaccTGAGGCGAGAGAGGGAGTACAAGCTGGGTAGACAGACCTCCAGCGAACAGGAAATCCAGGCCAGGCTCAACGAGCTGCCACTGATCGTGCGGCAGGAGCGCTACCGAAGGCGCTTGGAGAGGCAGTCATCCAGTGAGCAGGAGGGGAGCGGCAAGCAGCGGCTGCAAAGACAGGACTCAAGTGACCTGGAGGGCTCTGTTAAGGAGGGCTCTGACAAACGCTCAGG GGAGAAGAGATCTACCATGGCAGAGATTGTAGAACAAGttcaggagagagaggcagcacaT GCACGAGGAGAGCCTTATCGGCCTCCTAGCAGCCTCTCAGCACCTGTGACTCGCTTTGATGGACGTCCTCGCGCCCGTGACCGCCCTAAACCCAGGAGGAGGCCCCGTCCAAAAGAGCCCGAAGAGACTCGACGTTCCCGCTCAGCCCCAGCAACTGGGGCCCCAACAACACCCCAGCCGCCTTCACACACTGCCCATAACGAAGGATTCCTCTACCGCAAAAAGGCCACCAGTTCTGACCTCGAAGCTCAGCAGAGGAGCCCAAACAG CAAGTCGTGGGTGAACGTATACTGTGTGCTGAAAGAGGGACAGCTGATGTTCTACAAGGATGCTAGGAATCACACCACAACGTACAATGGAGAACCTCCCGTCGACCTCACTAACTGCTCATTTGATCCTTCAATGGgatacaagaaaaagaaaaatgtcttcATTCTTCA AGTAAACGATGGAAACAACTTTGTGTTCCATGCAAAAGATGAG GAGGACCTAAAGGCCTGGACTTCCAACATCACCACCTGTATAACTGAGCATGAGGCCATGGTCAAGTGGGACAAGCCCGGCACCTCCTCCATGGATGGCGACCGctcagagaggaaggagaagtcGGAAGGGGACGCAGATGCCAGGTCAGAGAGGTCTGAGCTcgcagagggggaggagaggtcTGAGAAGGAGAGGTCAGAGAAGGGCGACGGCTCTGAGAAGTTAGACACATCGGAAATTGCTGACAAGTTGGAGGGTGGGGCAGGGGGGTCCAGCACCTCTGGAAAGAGCAAATGA